TCGTTACTACTTCACTTAATTGTTGTTTGGATCGTAGTTCTTGGTTTTTCTGTTTGATTGCTGAGAAAATGATAGAAAGTAGAGGAAATAAGATCTGTTTGGGAGCTGAGATAAGTAGAGCGAATTGgagttaataatttttctttaatgtaaGATTCAAAGTTgctgttgttatttataaatgaaataaaattgtcaTTTCTACTATTTAACAGCTATCAAAAGAACGGTGTTGTTTGTAGCTTCGTGTCGTTGAGTTCAAGAAGTGGAGAATTGACTTTAAAAGACAAGATGCTCTTactttcattaaaaaacaaaaaacagctCGAAATTTGACATGCcagttattatattatatttgttttgttacgtttcgttttgtttcatttcttgtatagattttttattcatgtaatttGGGAGTGCTTATGTTGGAACCTGAAGTTAGATTCTGATGCTTGATGATATAATAACTCTGAATTTGGTACCATGTCTAGTGTGGAGGAGAATATGACTTTTTTAGTATTATCAGTATGAGCTTTCCCTTTTTatgttctgttttcttttctttttgtaaatgcCTGTTTTGGATTTTCACATAATGAGTCTTTGTGGTGCTGTTTGTTTATTGTCTATGCTTTTATTGTGTTATTCCATTTGTTTGCGTGAAGAATATGGAATAGATGCATTGATGACGAGATTGATATTAAAATGCGATATGACAACAAAGTGGAAGGAGAAGCTACAAGGGATATGTGAATCAAAGGAATGAGAATAAACTCGATTATCTGTAGAGAGAATATATTGGTTGCCCATCATGAACATATATATAACTGAAGCTTGAATGTGATATGTATTATATTGGTGCTCAAGCATGAGAAATTGGGTTTGAGGCTTTGTTCAGTTGAGTGTGTTATTTCTAGATTGAAAGTATTGGGCTATatggaaatattttaaaattgaagttaCAATTTAGCTTCTCTTCACCTTTAGTgggctcaattttttttctctttttatatttgctGAATTTCCTTATGCTTTTGTCACCTGGTGAGAATCAGTTAGCTCTCATCAAGTGTTTATATGCGCTGATCTTTGTATGTCTTGATGCCGATAAGAAAGTATATCTTAGAGCTTCACGGATTTGGCACCAGTTAAAAGTATGGAGAGTGGAGAcagtggcataaaaaaaaacatagttatcAGTTGAGCTTTTGATGAGGGCCTTAGGATGTTCAGGGATCATGCAGCTTCCATGTATCTtgattttctattcttttttatttttgtttagttgaTCTGCTTGTACTTCATTTTAGAAGTATCTTTAAGACTGATTCAATATCTTCTTGGCTTCATAGGCAGAGCCTTCCCCCACTACTGGTACGTTTACTAAGCCTCGAACAGTTCTTGGCTCCCTTAGCTCCACTCCATATTCTGCTACAACTGTTTCATCCACAGCGTGTGGAGAAAGAAAATCCGACTGCTTTGAGTTTAGACCATATGCTAGGTCAAACATGGTGAGTTCTTAATGAGATTTCAGATTGCCTTAGACTGCATGGTGACTTCTAAGTATTTGGAGctcttgtaatttatttttctatttcctttttttgaCTTAAATTGCATGATAGGTAACCAGTCTTGAActatttcaataattatatgGTACTTTCAGACCTCATTCATGTTTAAACAACAGCTCCTATAATTCCTTGCATTATTCAGCACTTCTCCTACTTTCCTTTATCCTGTATGCTGGTAGTAACTAAATATATAGCTTCTACAACTCAAAACTTGACCTATATTAACCACTTTGAGATTTCTCAACAATTGCCATATATTAACCGAAACATTCACTGCCAATGAGCCATTGGTTTTATTCATTCTCATTCAGAATAATAATTGCATAAAGATGTAATTATGAGTTAAATAACGAGGTATCTTTTTATACCTGACCATCCTTTTTCCCCCCTTTCAGAATTATTTATGTTGATAATCTTATTTCAATTCATGACATCTGCAAGTAGCCTTGCTGGTTTAGGGGGGAATTGTTTGCCTAACACGTCAATTATTTTTAGGTTTCTGCAGATATAAACCATCAGAGGAGCACACAATGTGCTCAAGTCCAAAGCCAGTGCCATTCACAATCATTTGCCTCACCACCTTTGGTAAAAGGTGAGATGGCAGTATCCACAAATGAGTTGAGTTTGTCAGCACCCCATCACATGGTTACTTCAGTTGCTAGTGCACCTGCTGAAGTTGATTCAGATGAACTAAACCAAACAGGGCTCTCTGGCAGTGGGCTTCAGGCATCACAGTCTGATCATAGAGTAGGAAGTGCGCCTTCAATGTCATCTGATGATGGATATAACTGGAGAAAATATGGACAGAAACATGTTAAAGGAAGTGAGTTCCCTCGCAGCTATTACAAATGTACGCATCCTAACTGTGAAGTGAAAAAGTTATTTGAGCGCTCCCATGATGGACAAATAACAGAGATTATCTACAAGGGTACACATGATCATCCTAAACCACAACCCAGCCGCCGATATGCTTCTGGTTCTGTTTTGTCCATGCAGGAAGATAGATTTGACAAGTCTTCATCTCTGCCTAACCAAGATGGTATGGATGAAACTTCTTAGGGAATTCAGTATGCTGTTTACTTCCCTAATGTATTAACTAATGTTCCTCCACTCCttccccttctctttctttcactTTCATTGCAGACAAGTCACCTGGTGCTTATGGACAGGTGCCTCATGCTATCGAGCCAAATGGTGCCCTTGAACTGTCTACTGGAGCAAATGATGATACTGGAGAAGGTGCCGAAGACGATGATGATCCCTTCTCGAAAAGAAGGTATCATTTCGGAACACCCTTAAATTGTTCATAATAGACACATGCTAACCAAACGATGGTCTAATTTCATTGAGCAGGAGGTTGGATGCTGGAGGTTTTGATGTTACTCCAGTAGTCAAACCTATCCGGGAACCACGTGTTGTCGTGCAAACTCTGAGCGAGGTTGATATACTGGATGATGGGTACAGGTGGCGCAAATATGGCCAGAAAGTGGTGAGAGGAAATCCCAATCCAAGGTATGTTTTGTGTTGATAAGTTAAGTAGCTGCTGTTTTTTTACTGTTATTGTCCTTTATATCATGTATGACTCTTCTTGAGTAGTTTAATGAATTTCGTGGATTGTCCTGTGCGTTAGTACATTTTTAGCAGTCATATGATGTGCATATTGGATAAAATGACAGAATAAGCAGATACAATCTTTTGAATATGATCAATGCCCAATCTTTCTGGCTAGGTGTCTGACATGAAATAACCATGATCCATAAACTACTTTGAGTTATTTGGTCTCattaaatttagcttttaataaaaaaactagtctCACAATATGTGCTTTGCCAAAGGACACTGGGGTTGGGTTATATTCCGACAAAAGAAGATAATTCTTATTCTTAAGTATTGCTATTGTAGCAAGATAAAGGTGTTGAAACTTTAACAAATGTTTGGTTTAGTGAAAATTCTGAATGCATGAAGGGAAGGAAATATCCATccattattagaaaaaaagatgCACAAAGATAAGGAGACAACCAAAATAATCTGGTTATCTCATTTGCTTGTAACTGTCTTGTATTCATAGGAAGAGCTTGAAGGATATCTAATTATTtgcaaattttgttttcaatctatAAATAAGTATGGAGGCATACTTCTTATTGAGGTATTGTTCTTGAAACTTCAATAAAAAGGTTGGGGAAATGCAGATCTTCTTAAGcctcttaaatgttttaatttttcctgAATTAGATGTTTTTGCAATTGCATCCGTGTCTAGAAATTGTGCACGTTCAGCCAAATGCAGAATAAGGTTGTGAAGATGTTTTAATAACCTGAAtatatcttaaaagaaaaaggaattccCCATCTCAATAGAGCGGAAGTATAAGACATGATGTGGTGAAAATATGTGCTATGAAGCTAAAACCTGCTGGCGAAATGCTTAATTGCTCTCTTAAAATCTGATTGGGCTGGAATCAAAGCTCTTATTAACTAAGACTATTTAATGGCTGGCCCTTAAATACAAGGATGGATCCACTCCCATTCTTGAAAATTTGTCAGCATAAGGATTTAATACTGATTTTGCACTTCTTATTCCATGCCAGCATCCCCTtcttttgatcaaaatattatctGTCCTTGTTCCAAAAGTTATGTAGAACCATCAACAAGAGAGACAATGttgaagaaaattcaattttttttttcaatcaataatacctaaaataaaaaccctGAATGACTGCACAggttgtttgtttatgttaattaatattCTCTAGATAAACTTGGAAGTTGATAGTGGAGACCTAGAGATTAATGtaataataaccaaaaataTCAATAGTTTACCATGTCAATATAGAACAATTGTAATGCTCAGATTACCGCGCACACAGAACCATAgctggtttttaaaaatttgtttatttattgctTTGCACATATAACTACGCCATATAACTTCTATGCATGAACGTGCCCTGTCTTCTAGCTAAATTGTCaatatttattctaaaaatattttctactcCTTCCCTATTTCACTGTTGTTTCTTGTGAGATATTTATGCTTACTGATTCTTCAGGAGTTACTACAAATGCACAAATGCTGGATGCCCAGTTAGAAAGCACGTTGAGAGGGCATCACATGATCCAAAAGCAGTTATAACCACATATGAGGGGAAACACAATCATGATGTACCTACAGCTAGGACAAACAGTCATGACATGGCGGGACCATCAGCTGTGAACGGACCCTCAAGGATTAGACCAGATGAAAATGAGACAATTAGCCTTGATCTTGGGGTCGGGATCAGTTCTACAACTGAAAACCAGTCCAGCGATCAGCAACAAGCTTTCCGTGCTGAACTTATCAAACATGAAAACCAAGCAAGTGGTTCTAGTTTCAGAGTAGTTCACGCAACCCCAATTACGACTTACTATGGTGTTTTAAATGGTGGCATGAATCAGTATGGATCTAGGCAAATTCCAGGTGAAAGCCGTAGCATTGAAATTCCACCTTATCCATATCCGCAGAACATGGGAAGATTATTAACGGGTCCATAAGTTTGTCcgagttttaaatttgtttcccGCATGCTTGCCTTACAGCTGGTAAATGGCAAAAGGTTAGaatctgaattttaaaaatatgtattgcTCTTTATATATCTTTGCTTATGGTCTTAGAGCTCATCATCTTTGGTGTTCGTAACTTCCTCTTTGTAAGCTCTTCTTTCTCCAGCTTCCATTTCATCAACTTTGCAAACCACAAAGTTTTGTATAAATGTGAAAGCAATACCTCATGAATGCAGCAGCATTGTAAACACTGGATTGTTAGGACTACATCGTGATTATCAATTAGTGCATGTATAATTGAAAATTCCTGcaattcgagttttttttttgcaagttttgTGATTTTGAATCGTATTATCAATTGAATGAATGCCCGCCCAGAGACGATTCTCATTTCTGAAGCCAATCTGATGAATGCATTGCTTTGGAATTTTTCCCAACCAGGACAAACAACAATAATTCCTCTCTGCTTGTTCTCCGGGGACAGGACAAAATGACCTAGATCATTCTCTCACCGGAGTTATATCTAAGAGCGGCTTGTCTTTTGGTGCCTTGCCCCTGTAGCGTAAAGCAATCTGGTAAGCAGACCGCTATGGAATAAACCTGTTGCAAACGCTACTGGAATGGTTCCACCTAATAGGTAATCCAGGGAAATTTGATAGTGCAGATGTTAATGCATGTTTAACAGAGTGTATTAGAGAGAGTGTAATGTATGAAATATGTCTACCTCCATGTATTATCTATTTATAGTTATAGGAATCTTATTAAATAAGTAAATacataatacaattaaaataaacttataacATAAAGTGTCAACCCAGTTCCAGGTCCCCTAAAATTCTTttctgtaaaaatatttttctttattttaaaatattaaaaaaaccttcaaaaacatataaaaaatattttttttttcatatatatatatatatatatatagacaaaatAACAAAGGTTGGAAACTCAATTACAGCTAGGGCCTAATTTAAGGAAACAATGAGGATTTGGCATCAAATGGATTAGGACAAACttgcaaaataattaagtttaaggatTTAGTTGAACTTTTAATGagtttaatttatgttaaattacaagaattggaagttttggggatcaattttgaattttaataagcTAATTCGTCAatttaggggcttaattgtaagGTAAAGAAAGATTGAAAACCAATTAGggatttatttaaagaaattcaaaaccgaGAATCAAGATGCAAAAGATGCATATAtttaaggaccaaaattgactaaattaggggtcaaattgagacaaattaaaaatttaatggtaACTAAGGACCAAATTGCACAATTTAAAAACCAAAGACCCATTTATATAATTTGCATGAATAAGAGAATTACAATCAATATTGCCAAGAATGCAATTGCATGAATGAAAAAAGTTTTCGGGCTAACTAAGGATgcatatatcaaaatttaaaatacaaaatctagAATGAAAATTCTTGAAACCCTAATTAAAGCcctaatttttaggatttaaatGACGCAACATGACATTTGTGTTTTAATAAAGAGAAGGGATGGcatattgttcttttttttttagtaaaaaaggCTAATTGTTGAGTCACTTTCAAGTGAATGAATGCGACGCTTCTTCAACTACCCTAAAGGCTCTAGTTGGCACTAAACGACTGAGAAACACTTTCTCTACAAAGATCAGTCATCCGCATCAAATGCTTATACACTATTTGTCTCGAAGAACTCGCCAATATCTTATCCCTAGTTAGCCTCCCTTGCTTTGACAAATTTAAGCCAATTGAGAGCCAATCTTTCGATTAATGAATATGAAGTTATAAACCTTCAAACTAAGCATGGTTTATTCTAGGTATACATCTGCATCACCTCTTCATCTTTTAGGTCTTTTAATGGCATGTTTGCATCTCAAATTCCTTGATTAATTCATCAAAGTACCACCCTATCCAGTCAGTCttgactaaaaaaagaaagtcacctataaaaaaatagactttGAGGCTGTTTTCACTTGATAAAGTTCATagtaaaaggataaaagaaacCAGATACCACAACTTTTAAGGAATGttatagaagagaaaaaaaagggggaaatcTTCCATAACCATATATATTTGGAAAACCACTAACGAAATGATGAATGATTTTGTAACTTCCTGGTTTTGTTACAACCTATAAAAGAGATTGTCTTTCTAAAAAGAGGAAGTAAAGAGACGAagatcaagaaagaaattctaggaaaaaagagagaaaaatagtaagcaaaaatgataaaaaaaaaaaacaaagagaaaagaataaaggAAAATGAATAGAAGAATAAAGGGTTTAAAGTAAGCatgaaataagaagaaaaggagcaaGACTATTCAGAAAAAAGGCAACATTGTGACTAAAAGTATACTACTTGCCCTTGATAATAGGGTGTAGCTTAATGAGCACAACCTTTCTTAATACCTTTTAAATTTGTactttaatgtttattgttCATCTATTGTGGTTAGTTGTTAGTTTAATGGACAATGTTCGTGTTTTTAATGTCTAATAATGTCTTGAAGTAATATGTATGTTTTGATGTTTAGGTTAGTCactatatctatttttatttcatgtgtTGATGATAAGTGATTTactaaaattatgattatatgtTGTTTTTGGTGAGATACTAGGTTTAATCAAGCCATGTTCATAATAATATTGGTTGAAAACAAGTGTTAGAATCAATGTAATAGTGTTTAAAGTcgaagaaatatatttttaaagttacgtggttaatttggtttaattgttgcattgtaatttttttttccttgagtttTTTATGGTTCAAACAAGTTATTATGAGCATGTTTAAGCTAAAGTTGTTGGGTTTGAAGTTGTTTCTaggtttttctgggttttttggtTAGTGTTCATAGGCTGCAATTTCAATCTCCTTGTAAACTGATgtttttgacatgtttttttatgcttt
This genomic interval from Populus alba chromosome 1, ASM523922v2, whole genome shotgun sequence contains the following:
- the LOC118056791 gene encoding probable WRKY transcription factor 20, coding for MDSNTSRSEVSDCGDPTRPESGGGGARYKLMSPAKLPISRSACITIPPGLSPTSFLESPVLLSNVKAEPSPTTGTFTKPRTVLGSLSSTPYSATTVSSTACGERKSDCFEFRPYARSNMVSADINHQRSTQCAQVQSQCHSQSFASPPLVKGEMAVSTNELSLSAPHHMVTSVASAPAEVDSDELNQTGLSGSGLQASQSDHRVGSAPSMSSDDGYNWRKYGQKHVKGSEFPRSYYKCTHPNCEVKKLFERSHDGQITEIIYKGTHDHPKPQPSRRYASGSVLSMQEDRFDKSSSLPNQDDKSPGAYGQVPHAIEPNGALELSTGANDDTGEGAEDDDDPFSKRRRLDAGGFDVTPVVKPIREPRVVVQTLSEVDILDDGYRWRKYGQKVVRGNPNPRSYYKCTNAGCPVRKHVERASHDPKAVITTYEGKHNHDVPTARTNSHDMAGPSAVNGPSRIRPDENETISLDLGVGISSTTENQSSDQQQAFRAELIKHENQASGSSFRVVHATPITTYYGVLNGGMNQYGSRQIPGESRSIEIPPYPYPQNMGRLLTGP